The following proteins come from a genomic window of Denitromonas sp.:
- the cgtA gene encoding Obg family GTPase CgtA: protein MKFFDEARIEIIAGDGGNGACSFRREKFIPKGGPDGGDGGKGGSIWAEADCNLNTLIDFRYKRVFRAPSGENGHGKDRYGKGGDDIVLRMPVGTVIVDQDTGERLADLDVHGKRILIAKGGNGGWGNIHFKSSVNRAPRIRTLGQEGERRNLALELKVLADVGLLGLPNAGKSTFIRAVSAAKPKVADYPFTTLHPNLGVVRTDENRSFVIADIPGLIEGAAEGAGLGHRFLKHLARTHVLLHLVDLAPFDESADPVRDAHAIVDELRRYDPELFDKPRWVLLNKLDLIPEDERQARIDVFLSGYGDVERFFTISAINGEGCQAVVRAIQDHLDAHRPAPPDADGNVAAPADPGEPKPYDPLAP, encoded by the coding sequence ATGAAGTTTTTTGACGAAGCACGCATCGAAATCATCGCCGGCGACGGCGGCAACGGCGCGTGCTCATTCCGCCGGGAAAAATTCATCCCCAAGGGCGGACCGGACGGCGGTGACGGCGGCAAGGGCGGCAGCATCTGGGCCGAAGCCGACTGCAACCTCAACACGCTCATCGACTTCCGCTACAAGCGCGTGTTCCGCGCACCGAGCGGTGAGAACGGCCACGGCAAGGACCGCTACGGCAAGGGCGGCGACGATATCGTCCTGCGCATGCCGGTCGGCACGGTCATCGTCGACCAGGACACCGGCGAGCGCCTCGCCGACCTCGATGTGCACGGCAAGCGCATCCTCATCGCCAAGGGCGGCAACGGCGGCTGGGGCAACATCCACTTCAAGTCCAGCGTCAATCGCGCACCACGCATCCGCACGCTGGGCCAGGAAGGCGAGCGCCGCAACTTGGCCCTGGAACTGAAGGTGCTGGCCGACGTCGGCCTGCTCGGCCTGCCCAACGCCGGCAAATCAACCTTCATCCGCGCCGTCTCGGCGGCCAAACCGAAGGTCGCCGACTACCCCTTCACGACACTGCACCCCAACCTCGGCGTTGTCCGCACCGACGAAAACCGCAGCTTCGTGATTGCCGACATCCCCGGCCTGATCGAGGGCGCCGCCGAAGGCGCCGGCCTGGGGCATCGCTTCCTCAAGCACCTGGCCCGCACCCATGTGCTGCTGCACCTGGTCGATCTCGCCCCGTTCGACGAGTCTGCCGACCCGGTGCGCGACGCCCATGCCATCGTCGACGAACTGCGCCGCTACGACCCCGAACTGTTCGACAAGCCGCGCTGGGTGTTACTCAACAAACTCGACCTGATTCCCGAAGACGAGCGCCAGGCCCGCATCGACGTCTTCCTGTCGGGCTACGGCGACGTCGAGCGTTTTTTCACCATCAGCGCCATCAACGGCGAGGGGTGTCAGGCGGTCGTACGCGCCATTCAGGACCACCTCGATGCGCACCGCCCGGCACCGCCGGATGCCGACGGCAACGTCGCCGCCCCCGCCGATCCCGGCGAACCCAAACCCTACGATCCGCTCGCCCCATGA
- the rpmA gene encoding 50S ribosomal protein L27 yields MAHKKAGGSSRNGRDSESKRLGVKRYGGQLIPAGNIIVRQRGTEYHAGENVGMGKDHTLFALKDGTVQFSVKGPKKRRTVSIVPVAE; encoded by the coding sequence ATGGCACATAAAAAAGCCGGCGGCAGTTCCCGGAACGGTCGCGACTCAGAATCGAAACGCCTCGGCGTCAAGCGCTACGGCGGCCAACTCATTCCCGCTGGCAACATCATCGTGCGCCAGCGCGGCACCGAGTACCACGCTGGCGAGAACGTCGGCATGGGCAAGGACCACACCCTGTTCGCCCTCAAGGACGGCACGGTGCAGTTCTCGGTGAAAGGCCCCAAGAAGCGCCGCACCGTCAGCATCGTTCCGGTCGCCGAGTAA